The genomic interval GGCCACCCGTACAATCCCGTCAAACTTACCCGTCAGGGCAGGGTTGAGGGTCAGGGGGGAGGCAAAAAATTGGGAAAAATTGGGGTCCTGAGCCCCGGTCTCAGTCACCACAGCCCACAAAAGGGTCAAGATTAGAATTGTTTTCTTCATTATCAACACTAAGGATGTGTAAAATACAAAAAATTGACAGACCGGGGGAATAAAAATAACGCTGCTTACATCTGTACTTTGGCACCGTAGGCCAGGTCACCGGCATCGCCCAGACCGGGTACGATATAACCCTTCGCAGTGAGTTCATCGTCAATGTCTCCGCACCAAATCTTGACCCCCGGCGACTCACGTCGAACATATTCTATGCCAACTGTGCAGGCTATGGCACAAACGATATGTATTTCTTTCGGGTTGCCTTCTTCCTTCATTAAATGTATGGTTTTTACCAAGGAAGAACCCGTGGCGAGCATGGGGTCAGAAATGATCAGGATACGGTTCTCCAGGTCGGGGCTGGACAGATATTCCAGGCTGATCTCAAAAGAACCGTCCTTTTGATGTTTGCGGTAGGCGGCAATAAAGGCATTGTCCGCCCTGTCGAAGAAATGGAGCAATCCATTATGCAGGGGTAGCCCGGCACGGAGGATCGTGGCCAGGACAGGTTGCTCTTTCAATATTTTAGAAGGGGAAGAACCAAGGGGGGTCTGTACCTCTTTTTCGATCCAGGGCAGTGTCTTGCTGATCTCATAAGCGGCGACCTCACCGATCCTTTCCAGGTTTTGCCGAAAACGAAGCCGATCACCTTGAATCTCCACGTCGCGCAATTCCGCGACCCAATTACTGATGAGAGAGTGCTGTTCGCTGAGGTTGACTACCATTGCCCAAAATTGAAGTTGTACTTTTGCAAATCTAATCGCTGAATACTGAAAACGGAAATATAAATCATGGTCTACAGGGCAATCGGATTAATGAGCGGAAGCAGCCTCGATGGCTTGGATATCGTCTTTGCAGAATTTCAGGAAAGTGCAGGGAAATGGACCTATCAGATCCAAAAAGCGGCCTGTCTTCCCTATGAAAAGGAATGGATGGAAAGACTTGCCTCCGCGCCCGCTCTTTCCGCCCGTGATTACCTGCGGCTTGATGCAGATTATGGTCATTACCTGGGGCAATTGGTCAATCAGTTCATTGAGGACAATGGCCTCCAATTTCAGGTAGCGGTGGTGGCTTCCCATGGACATACCAGTTTTCACCAACCCCCGCATTATACCGCCCAATTGGGTGAAGGGGCGGCGATTGCCGCAGAAACCGGATTGCCGGTAGTATCCGACCTCCGCGCATTGGATGTGGCCCTTGGCGGACAGGGAGCCCCCATTGTCCCAATAGGCGAACGTTTACTCTTACCCCAACATTCACTCTTATTGAATATTGGGGGTATCGCCAATATCTCCGTCCATACCCAGGAGAATACACTTGCTTTTGATATATGCCCGGCGAACCGGGTACTTAATCATTTCGCCGCGAGGCTTGGAATGGAATTCGATAAGGATGGTCAGGCTGCCAGACAGGGACAAGTACAGAAAGAGCTACTGCAAACCTTGAACGCCTTTGATTTTTACCAGCAACCACCACCCAAATCGCTGGCCAATGAGTTTGGAACAGAAACACTGGTGCCCTTGCTTGAAAAATCTGAACTATCAACAAACGACATACTCTGCACCTATGTGGAGCATATTGCAGTGCAGGTAAAAAAATCCATCATGGATCATGCCACCTGGCCAACAACCGGTGGTTCTTTACTGGTCACCGGTGGAGGGGCATTTAATCAATTTCTCATAGCCCGATTAACAGATCATCTTCAGCCACTGGGCATCACTGTTACAGTCCCCGAGGCCAACCTGGTAAAATACAAAGAAGCTCTCATCATGGCCCTGCTGGGAGTTTTGCGCTGGCGCGATGAATACAGTACGATCCCTTCTGCTACCGGTGCAAAAAGAGGAAGTATTGGCGGGGCATTGTGGAACGGGCAGGAGGAGTAGTAATGGGGAGGGTTCACCGCAGAGAACAAGAGAAAGCAGAGTTGCGCAGAGAATTTTACCGTTAACGCCAAGGGCTAAAAGCTATTAGCTAACAACTCCCTCCTGGGTGTATCTGCTGTTATTTCTGCACCGCGTAAATATCAAAATGCTTCCAATTCATCATCTCTTCCTTTGTTTGAATGGGGATGACCTCGGCATCTATGGTAAAGCTGGAGAAATAGTATAGGGAGTATCCCAGGTCATGTAGCAGGTTGAACTGTTCGTAGCGGGCTTCGGCTTTATTTTTTGAGAAACATTCGGTGATGACCGCCGGTTTGTATTTTTCCAACAGGCCACGAATGGATTTGATGATCTCTTTATCATATCCTTCGGTATCGATTTTCACCAGTTTTAACCGGCTCAGTTTCGAGGCATATTTTTCTTGTAAAAAATCTTCCAGCTTCACGCCTTTGATCTTGGTATCGAGGGTGTACTTGCCATGCCGGCTGTTCTTCTCTTTGGATATACCCCCATTGCTAAAAGAGGCTTCGGAGGAAGAGTAATAAAATTCTTCTTCTTTATCCGTGATGGCAAAATTGTGTGGTTCTATATGGGTCAACTCTTTATTGAGTTCGGCATTCTTTGTCAGAATCTTGAACACAACCGGATTGGGATCAAAGGAAAGAACCAGGCCATCCTTGCCGGTGACCACACCCATGCAGATGGACATGTGCCCTACATTGGCGCCGATATCAATGGCCATATCTCCCTGGGAAAGGAACTTTTTAAAAAACCAGCAATGACTGAGTTGGAGTTCGGT from Chitinophagales bacterium carries:
- the upp gene encoding uracil phosphoribosyltransferase is translated as MVVNLSEQHSLISNWVAELRDVEIQGDRLRFRQNLERIGEVAAYEISKTLPWIEKEVQTPLGSSPSKILKEQPVLATILRAGLPLHNGLLHFFDRADNAFIAAYRKHQKDGSFEISLEYLSSPDLENRILIISDPMLATGSSLVKTIHLMKEEGNPKEIHIVCAIACTVGIEYVRRESPGVKIWCGDIDDELTAKGYIVPGLGDAGDLAYGAKVQM
- a CDS encoding anhydro-N-acetylmuramic acid kinase, giving the protein MVYRAIGLMSGSSLDGLDIVFAEFQESAGKWTYQIQKAACLPYEKEWMERLASAPALSARDYLRLDADYGHYLGQLVNQFIEDNGLQFQVAVVASHGHTSFHQPPHYTAQLGEGAAIAAETGLPVVSDLRALDVALGGQGAPIVPIGERLLLPQHSLLLNIGGIANISVHTQENTLAFDICPANRVLNHFAARLGMEFDKDGQAARQGQVQKELLQTLNAFDFYQQPPPKSLANEFGTETLVPLLEKSELSTNDILCTYVEHIAVQVKKSIMDHATWPTTGGSLLVTGGGAFNQFLIARLTDHLQPLGITVTVPEANLVKYKEALIMALLGVLRWRDEYSTIPSATGAKRGSIGGALWNGQEE
- a CDS encoding FkbM family methyltransferase; the protein is MLNYLINSIRRKIARRVKREYPVSIKSLSTPEYGDIQYTIWHNPLVNPTELQLSHCWFFKKFLSQGDMAIDIGANVGHMSICMGVVTGKDGLVLSFDPNPVVFKILTKNAELNKELTHIEPHNFAITDKEEEFYYSSSEASFSNGGISKEKNSRHGKYTLDTKIKGVKLEDFLQEKYASKLSRLKLVKIDTEGYDKEIIKSIRGLLEKYKPAVITECFSKNKAEARYEQFNLLHDLGYSLYYFSSFTIDAEVIPIQTKEEMMNWKHFDIYAVQK